Proteins encoded in a region of the Isosphaeraceae bacterium EP7 genome:
- a CDS encoding DUF433 domain-containing protein, with translation MDCGLNFNDPTANCNFLGRNSEGMNRFDGGSLPAGLPDTTADSPSIEFEAYAAAVRRRLGAIDSLEQILAERVVIASWNLWVATREELLWLKAEASIEAGDDLLRATFDAVRRDVVRAERSLDRAIEGLERVRQLTREPVVADEPRTPSRAARTLARPPVEAAEECEGETAEPKADDDTCTEVEGAWSDRLVFDADISEASPVVKGTWVTVTQVVSRVVDGWSWAEILRGYPELSEADIRACLDYSVDEMQGPTL, from the coding sequence ATGGATTGCGGACTTAACTTCAACGACCCCACCGCCAACTGCAATTTCCTGGGTCGGAACTCCGAGGGCATGAATCGGTTCGACGGGGGGAGCCTCCCCGCCGGGCTTCCCGATACGACGGCCGATTCCCCCTCGATTGAATTCGAAGCCTACGCCGCCGCCGTCCGCCGCCGGCTGGGTGCGATCGATTCGCTCGAGCAGATCCTGGCCGAGCGGGTGGTGATCGCGTCGTGGAACCTCTGGGTTGCGACCCGCGAGGAGTTGCTCTGGCTGAAGGCCGAGGCATCGATCGAAGCGGGCGACGACCTGCTGCGTGCCACCTTCGACGCCGTCCGACGCGACGTCGTCCGCGCCGAGCGATCGCTCGATCGTGCCATCGAGGGCCTCGAACGGGTCCGCCAGCTCACCCGCGAGCCCGTCGTCGCCGACGAGCCGCGCACGCCGAGCCGGGCCGCCCGGACGCTCGCTCGCCCCCCTGTTGAAGCCGCCGAGGAATGCGAAGGCGAGACCGCCGAACCCAAGGCGGACGACGACACCTGCACCGAGGTCGAAGGGGCCTGGAGCGACCGGCTCGTCTTCGACGCCGACATCTCCGAAGCCTCTCCTGTGGTCAAGGGGACGTGGGTCACGGTCACTCAGGTCGTCTCCAGGGTGGTCGACGGCTGGTCCTGGGCCGAGATCCTGAGGGGCTACCCCGAGCTGTCCGAGGCCGACATTCGCGCCTGTCTCGACTACTCGGTCGACGAGATGCAAGGCCCGACCCTCTGA
- a CDS encoding D-aminoacylase: protein MEFDLLIKGGKVIDGSGGPPFTADVGVVDTMIADVGRLDGAAASRTLDATGLYITPGFIDAHVHGDAVLLADPVHLPALKQGVTTYIIGQDGTSFAPASPATMDYMRRYSAGFNANPEGVDYTWNTVDEYLARFDRNVAINVAYLIPNGNVRMEVMGLDPRPATDDEIKAMRRLIRQGMDSGAVGLSTGLDYIPSRYSDGRELAELCKEIVPDGGIYVTHMRAYGANSKVGMDEVYQITRDSGVASHVSHYNGPASLMLPLMDQGLAMDLDLTFDSYPYLAGSTILGMVALPPWVQEGGIEATVERLGDPSIRKTLNSDWFSKGTPYPLETTSIAMVSNPDWRWAEGLTVVAAAEKAGLAPGDFVCEILRASSMAVGIVGFRPGERTEDDVRAILRHPAHMAGSDGIFGGGFPHPRGWGAFARFLGYHTRELGDYTWAEAVTHLATHAARRYRLTDRGLVRPGFIADLAIFDPLTIIDRSTYAAGRTLAEGMKHVVVNGTLALLDGEPTGATPGRALRRG from the coding sequence ATGGAGTTCGACCTGCTCATCAAGGGCGGCAAGGTGATCGACGGCAGCGGCGGCCCCCCCTTCACCGCCGATGTCGGCGTCGTCGACACCATGATCGCCGATGTCGGCCGGCTCGACGGCGCGGCCGCCTCGCGCACCCTCGACGCCACAGGCCTGTACATCACGCCCGGCTTCATCGACGCCCACGTCCACGGCGACGCCGTCCTGCTGGCCGACCCCGTCCACCTGCCCGCACTGAAGCAGGGGGTGACGACCTACATCATCGGCCAGGACGGCACCTCGTTCGCGCCCGCCTCGCCGGCCACCATGGACTATATGAGGCGGTACTCGGCCGGCTTCAACGCCAATCCCGAGGGGGTCGACTACACCTGGAACACCGTCGACGAATATCTCGCCCGGTTCGACCGCAACGTCGCCATTAACGTCGCCTACCTCATCCCCAACGGCAACGTGCGGATGGAAGTGATGGGCCTCGACCCCAGGCCCGCCACCGATGACGAGATCAAGGCGATGCGTCGCCTGATCCGCCAGGGGATGGACTCGGGCGCCGTCGGGCTGTCGACGGGCCTCGACTATATCCCCAGCCGCTACTCCGACGGCCGCGAGCTCGCCGAACTCTGCAAGGAGATCGTCCCCGACGGCGGGATCTACGTCACCCACATGCGGGCCTACGGAGCCAACTCCAAGGTCGGCATGGACGAGGTCTACCAGATCACCCGCGACTCGGGCGTTGCCTCCCACGTTTCGCACTACAACGGCCCCGCCAGCCTGATGCTCCCCCTGATGGACCAGGGCTTGGCCATGGACCTGGACCTCACCTTCGACTCCTACCCCTACCTCGCAGGCAGCACCATCCTGGGCATGGTCGCGCTCCCTCCCTGGGTGCAGGAAGGTGGCATCGAGGCGACCGTCGAACGGCTGGGCGACCCCTCGATCCGCAAGACGCTGAACTCCGACTGGTTCAGCAAGGGGACACCCTACCCGCTCGAGACCACCTCCATCGCCATGGTCTCGAACCCCGACTGGCGCTGGGCCGAGGGCCTCACCGTTGTCGCGGCGGCCGAGAAAGCGGGCCTCGCCCCGGGCGACTTCGTCTGCGAGATCCTCCGCGCATCCTCCATGGCCGTCGGCATCGTCGGCTTCAGGCCGGGCGAACGGACCGAGGACGACGTCCGGGCCATCCTCCGCCACCCCGCGCACATGGCCGGCTCCGACGGAATCTTCGGCGGCGGCTTCCCCCACCCCCGCGGCTGGGGCGCCTTCGCCCGCTTCCTGGGCTACCATACCCGCGAGCTGGGCGACTACACCTGGGCCGAGGCCGTTACTCACCTGGCTACCCACGCCGCCCGCCGCTACCGCCTGACCGATCGCGGCCTGGTCCGGCCCGGCTTCATCGCGGACCTGGCCATCTTCGACCCCTTGACCATCATCGACCGCTCCACCTACGCCGCCGGCCGGACCCTCGCCGAGGGGATGAAGCACGTCGTCGTCAACGGCACCCTGGCCCTCCTGGACGGCGAGCCCACGGGTGCAACCCCCGGGCGGGCCCTGCGTCGCGGATGA
- a CDS encoding DNA-3-methyladenine glycosylase: protein MATRTKTTTSDPWAKAVKHLRQVDEGWRALVDRVGPCRLTVRPDRFGTLVRAIIGQQISAKAAASIDRRLRELAGEPHHYDPLLALGEPGLRGVGLSGVKARYLLNLSDAVREGRVPIELFHDWTDEQIVESLTTIKGVGSWTAEMFLIFALGRPDVLSVGDLGIRVGLRKHHGLLEMPTPKQCRELTEPLRPYRTAAMWYLWEEIDNPPASKVLKGH from the coding sequence ATGGCGACCCGCACCAAGACGACCACGTCCGACCCCTGGGCCAAGGCGGTCAAGCACTTGCGTCAGGTCGACGAGGGCTGGCGTGCCCTCGTCGACCGCGTTGGCCCCTGCCGGCTGACCGTCCGGCCCGACCGCTTCGGCACCCTCGTCCGCGCCATCATCGGCCAGCAGATCTCGGCCAAGGCCGCCGCCTCGATCGACCGCCGGCTCCGCGAACTGGCCGGCGAGCCGCACCACTACGACCCGCTGCTGGCCCTGGGTGAGCCAGGCCTGCGCGGCGTCGGCCTCTCGGGGGTTAAGGCCCGCTATCTCCTCAACCTGTCCGACGCGGTCCGCGAAGGCCGCGTGCCGATCGAGCTCTTCCACGACTGGACCGACGAGCAGATCGTCGAGAGCCTGACGACCATCAAGGGGGTCGGGTCCTGGACGGCCGAGATGTTCCTCATCTTCGCGCTGGGCCGGCCCGACGTCCTCTCCGTGGGCGACCTGGGCATCCGGGTCGGCCTGCGCAAGCATCACGGCCTGCTGGAAATGCCCACGCCCAAGCAGTGCCGCGAGCTGACCGAGCCGCTGCGCCCCTACCGGACCGCGGCGATGTGGTATCTCTGGGAAGAGATCGACAACCCGCCCGCCAGCAAGGTCCTCAAGGGACACTGA
- a CDS encoding Mrp/NBP35 family ATP-binding protein, whose protein sequence is MFGKKSETPTEQDVLAALKGVKDPEIHRDLVELGMIKAIQVDGDTISLTVNLTTPACPLKAQIEREVREALAAHFGGTYKFLIQMSAEVRGKAIKEKGDIPGVKNVIAVGSGKGGVGKSTLAAAIAYGLQAYGAKVGLMDADVYGPSIPHLTGATGRPMAQGERIQPIEADGLKIISIGLLVEPDRAVIMRGPMLHGIIQQFLHQVEWGQLDYLVIDLPPGTGDVPLSLAQALPLTGAVVVCTPQEVALLDARRAVAMFNQLKVPILGVVENMTGEMFGKGGVQAMAQASNLPYLGDVPLTVDIRKAGDAGKIKSALGPDSPARPYLLGIVEKLAAQISIQNIKAPKMPKLEILN, encoded by the coding sequence ATGTTCGGCAAGAAATCCGAGACCCCGACCGAGCAGGACGTGCTGGCCGCCCTCAAGGGGGTCAAGGATCCCGAGATCCACCGCGACCTCGTCGAGCTCGGCATGATCAAGGCCATCCAGGTCGACGGCGACACCATCTCCCTGACCGTCAACCTGACCACCCCCGCCTGCCCGCTGAAAGCTCAAATCGAGCGAGAGGTGCGCGAGGCCCTGGCCGCCCACTTCGGCGGCACCTACAAGTTCCTGATCCAGATGTCGGCCGAGGTGCGCGGCAAGGCAATCAAGGAGAAGGGGGACATCCCCGGCGTCAAGAACGTCATCGCCGTCGGATCGGGCAAGGGGGGCGTGGGCAAGAGCACGCTCGCGGCCGCGATCGCCTACGGCCTGCAAGCTTACGGCGCCAAGGTCGGCCTGATGGACGCCGACGTCTACGGCCCGTCGATCCCCCACCTCACCGGCGCCACCGGCCGGCCCATGGCGCAGGGCGAGCGAATCCAGCCGATCGAGGCCGACGGCCTGAAGATCATCTCCATCGGCCTGCTCGTCGAGCCCGACCGCGCCGTCATCATGCGCGGGCCGATGCTGCACGGGATCATCCAGCAGTTCCTCCACCAGGTGGAATGGGGCCAGCTCGACTACCTGGTCATCGACCTGCCCCCCGGCACCGGCGACGTCCCCCTGAGCCTGGCCCAGGCCCTGCCGCTCACCGGCGCCGTGGTGGTCTGCACCCCGCAGGAGGTCGCCCTGCTGGACGCACGCCGCGCCGTGGCGATGTTCAACCAGCTGAAGGTCCCGATCCTCGGGGTCGTCGAGAACATGACCGGCGAGATGTTCGGCAAGGGGGGCGTGCAGGCGATGGCCCAGGCGTCGAACCTGCCATACCTGGGCGACGTCCCCCTGACCGTCGACATCCGCAAGGCGGGCGACGCCGGCAAGATCAAGTCGGCCCTGGGGCCCGACTCCCCCGCCAGGCCCTACCTGCTCGGCATCGTCGAGAAGCTGGCCGCGCAGATCAGCATCCAGAACATCAAGGCCCCCAAAATGCCCAAGCTCGAGATCCTTAACTGA
- a CDS encoding J domain-containing protein gives MAERDYYDVLGVARTATADDIKKAYRGMARKFHPDVNPGDKSAESSFKEVQQAYDVLSDAEKRQTYDRFGMAAFGGGSSGPRGHAADWAASQGGGRPGAGGAQGGFENIDFSQFFGGGPGMSAEGMNEGGGIFDDLLGRVRGGRGGKRTRGPRPGPAVEAELTIPFLTAVQGGETSFEIARDGGKNETLVVKIPPGVETGAKLRLKGQGEHSEEGGPRGDLTIILKVHSHPYFQRHGRDLVVEVPLSVSEAILGAKIEVPTLDGHKVLPVPAGTSSGQRLRLRGQGVPASGGKPEGDLFVSVKIVTPRAIDDESRALIEQFAARNPQSPRLGLW, from the coding sequence ATGGCCGAACGCGACTATTACGACGTGCTCGGCGTGGCCCGGACCGCGACCGCCGACGACATCAAGAAGGCTTATCGGGGCATGGCCCGGAAGTTTCACCCCGACGTGAACCCCGGCGACAAGTCGGCCGAGTCCAGCTTCAAAGAGGTCCAGCAGGCCTACGACGTCCTCTCGGACGCGGAGAAGCGCCAGACCTACGACCGGTTCGGCATGGCCGCCTTCGGCGGTGGTTCGTCCGGCCCGCGCGGCCACGCCGCCGACTGGGCCGCAAGCCAGGGGGGCGGCCGCCCCGGCGCCGGCGGGGCCCAAGGGGGGTTCGAGAATATCGACTTCAGCCAGTTCTTCGGCGGCGGCCCCGGGATGTCGGCCGAGGGGATGAACGAGGGGGGCGGAATCTTCGACGACCTTCTCGGCCGCGTCCGGGGCGGACGGGGCGGGAAACGCACGCGCGGCCCGAGGCCGGGGCCCGCCGTCGAGGCCGAGCTGACCATCCCCTTCCTGACCGCCGTGCAGGGTGGCGAGACCTCCTTCGAGATCGCCCGCGACGGCGGCAAGAACGAGACCCTGGTGGTGAAGATCCCGCCGGGCGTCGAGACCGGTGCCAAGCTCAGGCTGAAGGGCCAGGGGGAACACAGCGAGGAAGGCGGCCCTCGCGGCGACCTGACGATCATCCTCAAGGTGCATTCTCACCCTTACTTCCAGCGTCACGGTCGCGACCTCGTCGTCGAGGTCCCCCTGAGCGTCTCCGAGGCGATCCTGGGCGCGAAGATCGAGGTGCCGACGCTCGACGGCCACAAGGTGTTGCCCGTCCCCGCGGGCACGTCCAGCGGCCAGCGTCTGAGGCTCCGCGGCCAGGGCGTCCCCGCGTCCGGCGGCAAGCCCGAGGGCGACCTCTTCGTCTCGGTCAAGATCGTGACCCCCAGAGCGATCGACGACGAGAGCCGGGCGCTCATCGAGCAGTTTGCCGCCCGCAACCCGCAGTCGCCGCGTCTGGGGCTCTGGTAA